The following coding sequences lie in one Erwinia amylovora genomic window:
- a CDS encoding DedA family protein encodes MQIDVNTLIAHYGYWALFIGCLAEGETFTLLGGVAAHEGLLRYSGAILAAMCGGMLGDCALFFIGRHYGETILRRFKQHRQPVARANRLIRSRPVLFVIGVRFMYGLRIVGPIIIGASKLPPRQFLLCNLIGAALWATIFVSLGYLGGQVIAPWLHQLEQHLKPLFWLLLMVAIVWGLRFALKRRAKS; translated from the coding sequence TTGCAAATTGACGTTAATACACTGATTGCCCATTACGGCTACTGGGCGCTATTTATCGGCTGCCTGGCCGAAGGGGAAACCTTTACGCTGCTGGGCGGCGTGGCCGCGCATGAAGGACTGTTGCGCTATAGCGGCGCAATTCTGGCGGCAATGTGCGGCGGCATGCTCGGTGACTGCGCCCTGTTCTTTATCGGTCGGCACTACGGAGAGACTATTCTGCGGCGCTTTAAACAGCATCGCCAGCCTGTCGCCCGCGCCAATCGACTGATCCGCAGCAGGCCGGTGCTGTTTGTGATTGGCGTGCGCTTTATGTACGGCCTGCGCATCGTCGGGCCGATCATTATCGGTGCCAGCAAGCTCCCTCCCCGCCAGTTCCTGCTGTGTAACCTGATTGGTGCGGCGCTGTGGGCGACTATTTTTGTTTCGCTCGGCTATCTTGGCGGCCAGGTGATTGCCCCCTGGCTGCATCAGCTGGAGCAACACCTGAAGCCGCTTTTCTGGCTGCTGTTGATGGTGGCCATAGTGTGGGGCCTTCGTTTTGCCTTAAAGAGGCGCGCAAAGTCCTAG
- a CDS encoding glycoside hydrolase family 15 protein has translation MKKAKRAIEDHGVIGDLRTCALVANDGTIDYFCWPNLDSPSVFSALLDSDDAGVFSLGPDWIGARRMQLYLPDSNILQTRWLHQDGVVELTDYMPVCRQNGALPRIIRRIKVVHGSASVRLRCAPVHDYARAATCATRHAGAVIFHAKDQPALRLSGDADFTLHDATALAHFTLQAGETRQFVFGAAPDDDNRCDHADGFQATLDFWRQWSAQSSYRGRWRERVQRSALTLKLLTSCQHGSIAAAATFGLPEEPGGERNWDYRASWLRDASFSMYALMRLGYVDEAKHFTRWVGRCVENSHHQLAKLQVMYRLDGSKELHESELAHLSGYAGSTPVRIGNDAWRQTQLDIYGELMDAIYLANKYGEAISQRGWSRVCSMIDYVVVNWQQKDAGIWEMRGEPQHYLHSRLMCWVAVDRAVRLGDKRSLAMPRSSWVQARDAIRSDIRDNFWHQERGHFVATRHGEYVDAAMLLMPLVRFVGATDPDWLATLDAIKANLVSDGMVRRYNVAETPADGLQGEEGAFAACSFWYVECLARAGRIDEARFEFEKMLGYANPLGLYAEQFDDRGRALGNTPQALTHLAFISAAFFLDRKLSNAEPLWQP, from the coding sequence ATGAAAAAAGCGAAACGAGCGATTGAAGACCACGGTGTGATTGGCGATTTGCGTACCTGTGCGCTGGTAGCCAACGATGGCACCATCGACTATTTCTGCTGGCCAAACCTGGACAGCCCATCGGTTTTCAGCGCGCTGCTGGACAGTGACGACGCCGGCGTATTCAGCCTGGGCCCGGACTGGATCGGCGCGCGCCGTATGCAGCTTTACCTGCCTGACAGCAATATCCTGCAAACCCGCTGGCTGCATCAGGACGGCGTGGTTGAACTGACCGACTATATGCCGGTTTGTCGGCAAAATGGCGCTTTACCGCGCATTATTCGCCGCATCAAAGTGGTTCACGGCAGCGCCTCAGTCCGGCTGCGTTGCGCCCCGGTGCATGATTATGCCCGCGCAGCAACTTGCGCCACGCGCCATGCCGGCGCGGTAATATTTCACGCCAAAGACCAGCCAGCCTTGCGCCTGAGCGGCGACGCGGATTTCACCCTGCATGACGCCACCGCGCTGGCGCATTTTACCCTGCAAGCCGGCGAAACGCGGCAGTTTGTCTTTGGCGCGGCACCAGATGACGACAACCGGTGCGATCACGCCGACGGCTTTCAGGCCACGCTGGATTTCTGGCGGCAATGGAGTGCTCAAAGCAGCTACCGTGGCCGCTGGCGCGAACGGGTTCAGCGGTCGGCGTTAACCCTCAAGTTACTGACCTCCTGTCAGCATGGCTCGATTGCCGCAGCAGCCACTTTCGGCCTGCCTGAAGAGCCGGGCGGCGAGCGCAACTGGGACTACCGCGCCTCCTGGCTGCGCGATGCGTCATTCAGCATGTATGCCCTGATGCGCCTCGGCTATGTGGATGAAGCGAAGCACTTCACCCGCTGGGTTGGCCGTTGCGTGGAAAACAGCCATCATCAGCTGGCCAAGTTGCAGGTGATGTATCGCCTTGACGGAAGCAAGGAGCTGCATGAGAGCGAGCTGGCACATTTGTCAGGTTATGCGGGTTCCACCCCGGTGCGGATCGGTAATGACGCGTGGCGCCAGACCCAGCTGGATATCTATGGCGAATTGATGGACGCCATCTATCTGGCAAATAAGTACGGCGAGGCGATCTCTCAACGCGGCTGGAGCCGTGTCTGTAGCATGATCGACTATGTCGTCGTTAACTGGCAGCAAAAGGATGCCGGGATCTGGGAGATGCGCGGTGAACCGCAGCATTATCTGCATTCGCGCCTGATGTGCTGGGTGGCAGTGGACCGCGCAGTGCGTCTGGGCGATAAGCGATCGCTGGCGATGCCGCGCTCAAGTTGGGTGCAGGCGCGCGACGCAATACGCAGCGATATCCGGGACAACTTCTGGCATCAGGAACGCGGGCATTTTGTTGCCACGCGCCACGGCGAGTATGTCGATGCCGCGATGCTGCTGATGCCGCTGGTGCGCTTCGTGGGTGCCACCGATCCGGACTGGCTGGCAACGCTGGACGCCATCAAAGCGAATCTGGTCAGCGACGGCATGGTGCGGCGCTACAACGTTGCAGAGACTCCGGCCGACGGATTGCAGGGAGAAGAAGGTGCTTTTGCCGCCTGCTCCTTCTGGTACGTCGAATGCCTGGCACGTGCCGGACGCATCGATGAAGCCCGTTTCGAGTTCGAAAAAATGCTTGGTTATGCCAACCCGCTTGGCCTTTACGCCGAACAGTTCGACGATCGCGGGCGGGCGCTGGGAAATACCCCCCAGGCGTTGACGCACCTGGCCTTTATCAGCGCTGCGTTCTTCCTCGACCGCAAGCTCAGTAACGCGGAGCCGTTATGGCAACCTTGA
- the dld gene encoding D-lactate dehydrogenase yields MHTCQAAGRKLIAELGRIVGRNHLLTEPAKTERYRKGFRSGEGDALAVVFPACLLEQWRVLQACVAADVIILMQAANTGLTEGSTPNGNDYPRDIVIINTLRMDKIQLLDEGKQVLAFPGSTLYQLEKVLKPLGREPHSVIGSSCIGASVLGGICNNSGGSLVKRGPAYSEMALYAQIDANGKLQLVNHLGINLGSTPEQILGRLDDDSWQPADVQHDQRHASDPDYVNRVRDVDAATPSRFNADPRRLFEASGCAGKLALFAVRLDTFASESAQQVFYIGTNDTAVLDQLRRHILSCFTNLPVAGEYMHRDAFDIAETWGKDTFVMIDKLGTDKMPLFFTLKGRIDALLARVKWLKPHASDRLLQRLSALLPGHLPPRMKQYRDRFEHHLMLKMSGDGVAEARAYLQAFFQQARGEFFECEGKEGAHAFLHRFAAAGAAVRYHAVHHDEVEDILALDIALRRNDRDWFEQLPPEFDGALVHRLYYGHFLCHVFHQDYIVKKGVNVHALKEKMLAILEARGAEYPAEHNVGHLYQAKPPLKAFYQQLDPTNRFNPGIGKTTRAKNWADCDCGK; encoded by the coding sequence ATGCACACTTGCCAAGCTGCAGGAAGAAAACTGATTGCTGAACTCGGCCGTATCGTTGGCCGCAACCATTTGTTAACCGAACCCGCAAAAACCGAACGTTATCGTAAAGGCTTTCGTTCGGGCGAAGGTGACGCGCTGGCCGTGGTGTTTCCCGCCTGTTTACTGGAGCAGTGGCGCGTCCTGCAAGCCTGTGTTGCCGCCGATGTGATTATTCTGATGCAGGCGGCCAATACCGGGCTGACCGAAGGATCGACGCCCAATGGCAATGATTATCCACGCGACATCGTGATTATCAACACGCTGCGCATGGATAAAATCCAGCTGCTGGATGAGGGCAAACAGGTGCTGGCATTTCCGGGAAGTACCCTGTATCAGCTGGAAAAAGTCCTTAAGCCGCTCGGGCGCGAGCCGCATTCGGTGATCGGTTCGTCCTGTATTGGTGCGTCGGTGCTGGGCGGCATTTGTAATAACTCCGGCGGGTCGCTGGTCAAACGCGGCCCGGCCTATAGTGAAATGGCGCTGTACGCACAGATTGATGCCAACGGAAAATTGCAGCTGGTGAATCATCTGGGGATCAACCTTGGTAGTACGCCGGAGCAAATCCTCGGCAGACTGGATGATGACAGCTGGCAGCCTGCTGACGTGCAGCACGACCAGCGTCACGCCTCCGACCCGGACTACGTCAACCGGGTGCGCGATGTCGATGCCGCTACGCCGTCGCGCTTTAACGCCGATCCACGCCGCCTGTTTGAAGCCTCCGGCTGCGCCGGTAAGCTGGCGCTGTTTGCCGTGCGCCTTGACACATTTGCCAGCGAAAGTGCGCAGCAGGTGTTCTATATCGGCACCAACGATACGGCGGTGCTCGACCAGCTGCGCCGACATATTTTGTCCTGCTTCACCAACTTGCCGGTGGCCGGGGAGTATATGCATCGCGATGCTTTTGATATCGCGGAGACCTGGGGCAAAGATACCTTTGTGATGATCGACAAGCTCGGCACTGATAAAATGCCGCTGTTCTTCACGCTCAAGGGACGGATAGATGCGCTGCTGGCTCGCGTCAAGTGGCTGAAGCCCCACGCTAGCGATCGCCTGTTGCAGAGGCTGTCCGCCCTGCTGCCCGGGCATTTGCCGCCGCGCATGAAGCAGTATCGCGACCGTTTCGAACACCATCTGATGCTGAAAATGTCCGGCGACGGCGTGGCGGAAGCGCGGGCGTACTTGCAGGCGTTTTTCCAGCAGGCGCGGGGCGAGTTCTTCGAATGTGAAGGCAAAGAAGGCGCGCATGCTTTTCTGCATCGCTTTGCCGCCGCCGGTGCGGCGGTGCGCTATCACGCGGTGCACCATGATGAAGTCGAAGATATTCTGGCGCTGGATATCGCCCTGAGGCGCAACGACCGCGACTGGTTTGAGCAACTACCGCCTGAGTTCGACGGTGCGCTAGTGCATCGCCTGTATTACGGCCACTTCCTGTGCCACGTCTTCCATCAGGACTACATTGTGAAAAAAGGGGTGAATGTCCACGCGCTGAAGGAGAAGATGCTGGCCATCCTCGAAGCGCGCGGGGCGGAATATCCGGCCGAACATAATGTCGGGCACCTTTATCAGGCTAAGCCGCCGCTGAAAGCGTTTTACCAGCAGCTTGATCCCACCAACCGTTTTAATCCCGGCATTGGTAAAACCACGCGGGCAAAAAACTGGGCTGACTGCGACTGCGGCAAGTAG
- a CDS encoding Yip1 family protein: MNHVWGLLAHPGREMRDIRQENESLSHHYTHHVLLMALIPVICAFIGTTQFGWRASDQPAIMLSLSTAFTLAVFFYALMLVGVAVMGRVIWWMARDYPQRPSLASCRVFAGYVATPMFLSGLVALYPLVWLCALVGTLALVYTGYLLFVGIPLFLSIDREESLRFSGSTLAIGVLVLEVLLALTVLLWGYGFKLF; encoded by the coding sequence ATGAACCATGTATGGGGACTTCTTGCGCATCCCGGCCGTGAGATGCGCGACATCAGGCAGGAGAACGAATCTCTCTCTCACCACTATACGCATCACGTCTTGCTGATGGCGTTGATCCCGGTGATTTGCGCTTTTATCGGCACCACCCAGTTTGGCTGGCGGGCCAGCGATCAACCGGCGATCATGCTGTCGTTATCCACGGCTTTCACGCTGGCTGTTTTCTTCTACGCGCTGATGCTGGTCGGCGTGGCGGTAATGGGGCGAGTCATCTGGTGGATGGCGCGTGACTACCCGCAGCGTCCTTCGCTTGCCAGCTGCCGGGTATTCGCCGGATATGTCGCCACGCCGATGTTCCTTAGCGGGCTGGTGGCGCTCTATCCGCTGGTGTGGTTGTGCGCGCTGGTGGGTACGCTGGCGCTGGTTTACACCGGCTACCTGCTGTTTGTTGGCATACCACTGTTTCTCAGTATTGACCGCGAAGAGAGTCTGCGTTTTTCAGGTTCCACCCTGGCTATCGGTGTGCTGGTCCTTGAAGTGTTACTGGCGTTGACCGTGCTTCTTTGGGGTTATGGTTTCAAGCTGTTCTGA
- a CDS encoding type II toxin-antitoxin system ParD family antitoxin, giving the protein MNPGEQQDGFIARLINSRRQGLASEVMRSALRLLAQHETHNEAVRRAGKRRKCVNAGRFRSTKKTGAWRINSVSGQPGISAKFQTSGGGNLVKPGRPLTECAGSFV; this is encoded by the coding sequence ATCAACCCTGGCGAACAGCAGGACGGCTTTATCGCTCGCTTAATCAACAGCCGCCGTCAGGGCCTGGCGAGTGAGGTGATGCGATCCGCTTTACGCCTGCTGGCGCAGCACGAAACCCATAATGAAGCGGTACGCCGGGCTGGAAAGCGGCGAAAGTGCGTAAACGCCGGAAGATTTCGCAGCACAAAGAAAACTGGAGCATGGCGTATAAACTCAGTCAGCGGGCAGCCGGGGATTTCTGCGAAATTTCAGACTTCAGGTGGCGGGAATTTGGTGAAGCCGGGCAGACCGCTGACCGAATGCGCCGGAAGCTTTGTTTGA
- the bglX gene encoding beta-glucosidase BglX yields MNWICSVSLAVTLAFQPAFAADIIGPHQLNPQARDAFVSRLLTKMTLDEKIGQLRLISVGPENPQSAIRDMIQQGQVGAIFNTITRQDIRQMQDQVMQLSRLKIPLFFAYDVIHGQRTQFPIPLALAASWDTDAVAEVGRIAAYEAADDGLNMTWAPMVDVTREPRWGRGSEGFGEDTWLSSVMGRVMVKAMQGHSPADRYSVMTSVKHFAAYGAVEGGREYNTVDMSQQRLFQDYLPPYKASLDAGSGGVMVALNSLNGVPASADSWLLKDILRHDWKFKGITISDHGAIKELIQHGVARDPQDAVRVALKSGIDMSMSDEYYSKYLPGLVKSGAVSMAEIDDATRHVLNVKYDMGLFNNPYSHLGPATSDPADTNAESRLHRAEARDVARKSMVLLKNRLDTLPLKKNGTIALIGPLADSQIDIMGSWSAAGVAGQSVTLLQGMKNATADKARLLYAKGANITDNRGIQDFLNLYEKAVTVDARSPRQMLDEAVATAKKADVVVLAVGEARGMAHEASSRTDLTLPASQRQLISALKATGKPLVLVLMNARALTLVQETQQADALLESWYSGTEGGNAIADVLFGDYNPSGKLPMTFPRSVGQIPMYYNHLNTGRPYNFEHPNKYTSHYFDEANGPLFPFGYGLSYTDFTLSPVTMSAATLKKNATVNASITVTNSGKYAGATVVQLYLRDNVASISRPVKELKGFKRIMLQAGESQTVTFPIDASALKFWNAKMQHVAEPGKFSVMIGLDSVRTHNAEFDYL; encoded by the coding sequence ATGAATTGGATTTGTTCTGTCAGCCTTGCCGTCACTCTGGCATTCCAGCCAGCTTTCGCCGCCGATATCATCGGCCCTCATCAGCTCAACCCACAGGCGCGCGACGCTTTCGTCAGCAGGCTGCTGACAAAAATGACCCTTGATGAAAAAATTGGCCAGCTCAGGCTAATCAGCGTCGGGCCGGAGAATCCCCAATCGGCCATTCGCGACATGATCCAGCAGGGGCAGGTCGGGGCGATTTTCAATACCATTACCCGCCAGGATATCCGGCAGATGCAGGATCAGGTGATGCAGCTTAGCCGCCTGAAGATCCCGCTGTTCTTTGCCTATGACGTGATCCACGGGCAGCGCACCCAGTTCCCGATCCCGCTGGCGTTAGCCGCCAGTTGGGATACGGATGCAGTCGCTGAAGTGGGGCGTATTGCGGCTTATGAAGCGGCCGATGACGGTCTTAATATGACCTGGGCGCCGATGGTGGATGTGACCCGTGAACCGCGCTGGGGAAGGGGATCGGAAGGTTTTGGCGAAGATACCTGGTTGAGCAGTGTTATGGGGCGGGTGATGGTAAAAGCCATGCAGGGCCACAGTCCGGCGGATCGCTATTCGGTGATGACCAGCGTGAAACACTTTGCCGCCTACGGTGCGGTAGAAGGTGGGCGCGAATACAACACCGTTGATATGAGCCAGCAACGCCTGTTCCAGGACTATCTGCCGCCGTATAAAGCCTCGCTGGATGCCGGCAGCGGCGGCGTGATGGTGGCGCTGAATTCACTGAACGGCGTACCGGCCAGTGCTGACAGCTGGCTGCTAAAAGACATTCTGCGTCATGACTGGAAATTCAAGGGCATTACCATCAGCGACCACGGGGCGATCAAAGAGCTGATCCAGCACGGCGTGGCGCGCGATCCGCAGGATGCGGTGCGCGTTGCGCTGAAATCCGGTATCGATATGAGTATGAGCGACGAATATTACAGCAAATACTTGCCGGGCCTGGTAAAGAGCGGGGCGGTCAGCATGGCGGAAATCGATGACGCCACCCGTCATGTACTGAATGTGAAATACGATATGGGACTGTTTAACAATCCTTACAGCCATTTAGGCCCGGCCACCAGCGATCCGGCTGATACCAACGCGGAAAGCCGCCTGCACCGTGCAGAAGCGCGTGATGTGGCGCGTAAAAGCATGGTGCTACTGAAAAACCGGCTGGACACGCTGCCGCTGAAAAAAAACGGCACCATTGCGCTGATTGGCCCGCTGGCCGACAGCCAGATAGATATTATGGGCAGCTGGTCGGCGGCCGGGGTGGCAGGCCAGTCGGTGACGCTGCTGCAGGGGATGAAAAATGCCACTGCCGACAAGGCCAGGCTGCTGTATGCCAAAGGGGCCAATATCACCGACAACAGGGGCATTCAGGATTTCCTCAATCTGTATGAAAAGGCGGTGACCGTTGATGCGCGTTCCCCTCGGCAAATGCTGGATGAAGCCGTAGCAACGGCGAAGAAAGCGGACGTGGTGGTGCTGGCGGTAGGTGAAGCGCGCGGTATGGCGCACGAGGCTTCCAGCCGTACCGACCTGACGCTGCCAGCCAGTCAGCGGCAGCTGATCAGCGCGTTAAAAGCCACCGGTAAGCCGCTGGTGCTGGTATTGATGAACGCGCGGGCGTTAACGCTGGTGCAGGAGACGCAGCAGGCCGATGCGCTGCTGGAGAGCTGGTACAGCGGCACCGAAGGCGGCAATGCCATTGCTGATGTGCTGTTCGGCGACTATAACCCCTCTGGCAAGCTGCCGATGACCTTCCCGCGTTCGGTGGGGCAGATCCCGATGTACTACAACCATCTGAATACCGGGCGGCCCTATAATTTCGAACATCCTAACAAGTACACTTCGCATTACTTCGATGAAGCGAATGGCCCGCTGTTCCCGTTCGGCTATGGCCTGAGCTACACCGACTTTACGCTATCGCCGGTGACAATGTCTGCGGCAACCCTGAAGAAAAACGCCACGGTCAACGCCAGCATCACGGTGACCAACAGTGGTAAATACGCCGGGGCAACGGTGGTTCAGCTCTATCTGCGCGACAATGTGGCGAGCATCAGCCGTCCGGTGAAAGAGCTGAAAGGCTTCAAGCGTATCATGCTACAGGCCGGTGAATCACAAACGGTCACTTTCCCGATCGACGCCAGCGCGCTGAAGTTCTGGAATGCCAAAATGCAGCATGTTGCCGAGCCGGGTAAATTCAGCGTAATGATTGGACTGGACTCCGTGCGCACCCACAATGCCGAATTTGATTATCTGTAG
- a CDS encoding DUF3772 domain-containing protein, with translation MSGLFTYLRICLLALVVLSPQLVLAAENDSIQQNGDAPHKVNAAVELPKMQKVLDNIKQRVSTETNASRLNELNDMALELSGDADTLMQNLIPQRAQLHAQLAVLGPAPQSGSGVKETAEVTSKRGKLENLKSKMDDQIKQAEAIKNGSINLSAQIANLRRDALKTQLALNAGSIFGAHFWTPLFNSQSDDRDKISAFSDELSATAALVWQPDWRLGTLAWVLAAVLVATLGRRYLEEFLAWVGIHHLPGGRLRRSFLAAATALTTLAAVALALNFLDLAFTRPDEVVDDVRVFADRLVDQSIICGLIAGLGRAFLSTRRPSWRLPTISNEVALALKPYPPLTAALVFIFQTVETVNSSVNTSVGTTIFANGMTALLIGATALSISMRTNRVRRRMLLQGHQPEAKSTLVGLIQMALTLIGVAIMIALAIGYITLARFLSYELVWMGIVFGSFYICSQLLADTTESLFSATSASGKRIQSSLNIDERHLGQVAALLGALGKTLLVLVVAMALLNGTFGSSTPIELVQKAIEFWGGKGLESLNIVPAHMVNALVCMVVGIWALRSVKRWLEHDFLPKTTMDVGMRVSLITLFSNIGFVLVILMTLSVMGLQWNKLAWIVSALSVGIGFGLQEIVKNFISGLILLTERPVKVGDLVSISGIEGDIRRINVRATEIQLGDRSTVIVPNSQFISQNVRNATMGNAQGVVIITLTFPLDIDPVRVRQLLLDVYIENECVLETPEPSVSFKDLTTSGIVLAITGNVASPRQVSGVKSDLLFDILTRLRKEGVVLSTPQTMIIERKDEQLVLKEAPQE, from the coding sequence ATGTCTGGCTTGTTTACTTATCTTCGTATCTGTCTGCTGGCTTTGGTCGTGCTATCACCCCAGCTGGTGCTGGCGGCAGAAAATGACAGCATTCAGCAAAATGGCGATGCGCCGCATAAGGTCAATGCCGCCGTCGAGCTGCCGAAAATGCAGAAGGTGCTGGACAATATCAAGCAGCGGGTTTCAACGGAAACTAACGCCAGCCGGCTGAATGAGCTCAATGATATGGCGCTGGAGCTTTCTGGCGATGCCGATACCCTGATGCAGAACCTCATTCCGCAGCGCGCCCAGCTGCACGCTCAGCTGGCGGTGCTCGGCCCGGCGCCGCAGTCTGGCAGCGGGGTAAAAGAGACCGCCGAGGTGACCAGCAAGCGCGGCAAGCTGGAAAACCTTAAATCCAAAATGGACGATCAGATCAAGCAGGCCGAAGCGATCAAAAACGGCTCGATCAATCTATCGGCGCAGATTGCCAACCTTCGGCGCGATGCGCTGAAAACCCAGCTGGCGCTGAATGCCGGCAGCATCTTCGGCGCGCACTTCTGGACGCCGTTGTTCAACAGCCAAAGCGATGACCGCGACAAAATCAGTGCGTTTAGCGATGAACTGAGCGCCACTGCGGCACTTGTCTGGCAGCCAGACTGGCGCTTAGGCACCCTCGCCTGGGTGCTGGCGGCGGTACTGGTGGCCACGCTGGGCCGCCGTTATCTGGAGGAGTTCCTCGCCTGGGTGGGCATTCACCATCTGCCGGGGGGCCGACTGCGCCGCAGTTTCCTTGCTGCTGCCACTGCCCTGACCACGCTGGCCGCGGTGGCACTGGCGCTTAACTTCCTCGATCTGGCCTTCACCCGCCCCGATGAAGTGGTGGATGACGTGCGCGTCTTTGCTGACCGGCTGGTGGATCAGAGCATTATCTGCGGACTGATAGCCGGATTAGGACGTGCTTTTCTCTCCACTCGCCGCCCGTCGTGGCGTCTGCCCACCATATCTAATGAGGTCGCGCTGGCGTTAAAACCGTACCCGCCTTTAACCGCAGCGCTGGTGTTTATCTTCCAGACGGTAGAAACGGTTAACAGCAGCGTGAACACCAGCGTGGGCACCACCATCTTTGCCAACGGCATGACCGCGCTACTGATTGGCGCAACTGCGCTGTCCATCAGCATGCGTACCAATCGCGTACGCCGTCGCATGCTGCTGCAAGGGCATCAGCCGGAGGCGAAATCAACGCTGGTCGGGCTGATTCAGATGGCGCTGACGCTGATCGGCGTGGCGATTATGATTGCACTGGCCATCGGTTATATCACCCTGGCGCGCTTCCTCAGTTATGAGCTGGTGTGGATGGGCATCGTTTTCGGCTCCTTCTATATTTGCAGCCAGCTGTTGGCGGATACCACAGAGAGCCTGTTTTCCGCTACCAGCGCCAGCGGCAAACGCATCCAAAGCTCGCTCAATATCGACGAGCGTCATCTGGGCCAGGTCGCTGCGCTGCTGGGTGCATTGGGCAAAACCCTGCTGGTGCTGGTCGTGGCTATGGCGCTGCTCAACGGCACATTTGGCAGTTCAACGCCTATCGAGCTGGTGCAGAAAGCTATCGAATTCTGGGGCGGTAAGGGGCTGGAATCGCTAAACATTGTCCCGGCGCATATGGTGAATGCGCTGGTTTGTATGGTGGTCGGTATCTGGGCGCTGCGGTCGGTGAAACGCTGGCTGGAGCATGATTTTCTGCCTAAAACCACTATGGATGTCGGGATGCGCGTATCGCTCATCACCCTGTTCAGCAATATCGGTTTTGTGCTGGTTATCCTGATGACGCTGTCTGTTATGGGCCTGCAGTGGAACAAGCTGGCGTGGATCGTCAGCGCGCTGTCGGTGGGCATCGGTTTTGGCTTACAGGAGATCGTGAAGAACTTTATTTCCGGCCTGATCCTGCTGACCGAACGCCCGGTAAAAGTTGGCGATCTGGTGAGCATCAGCGGCATCGAAGGGGATATCCGCCGTATTAACGTGCGCGCCACCGAGATCCAGCTGGGGGACAGATCGACGGTGATTGTGCCTAACTCACAGTTTATCTCGCAGAACGTGCGTAACGCCACGATGGGCAATGCCCAGGGGGTGGTGATCATCACTCTGACCTTCCCGCTGGATATCGATCCTGTACGGGTACGCCAGCTGCTGTTAGATGTCTATATCGAAAACGAATGCGTGCTGGAAACGCCGGAGCCGTCGGTATCGTTTAAGGATCTGACCACTAGCGGCATCGTGCTGGCGATCACCGGCAATGTGGCCAGCCCACGCCAGGTGAGTGGAGTGAAAAGCGATCTGCTGTTTGATATTCTGACCCGGCTGCGTAAAGAGGGCGTGGTGCTGTCGACGCCACAAACCATGATCATCGAACGTAAGGATGAACAGCTGGTGTTAAAAGAAGCACCGCAGGAGTAA
- the pbpG gene encoding D-alanyl-D-alanine endopeptidase — protein MPAKIRLFLLSLAMLFSIPFLMNQAAARAHQPEVSGAVQPDIASGSAMIVDLNSNKVIYQSHPDRVRPIASITKLMTVMVTLDAHLPLDEMLKVDISHTPQMRGIYSRVRLNSELSRRNMMLLALMSSENRAAASLAHHYPGGYDAFIRAMNAKARALGMSHTRYVEPTGLAIENVSTARDLSKLLLATRRYPLIGQLSTTREDMASFRRPNYILPFRNTNHLVYRPDWNIQLTKTGFTNEAGHCLVMRTVINQRPVSLVVLDAFGKYTHFADASRLRQWMETGKVSAVPPAALSYKKDRSARVANPEQGDDSALE, from the coding sequence ATGCCAGCAAAAATTCGCTTATTCCTGCTTAGTTTGGCCATGCTGTTTTCCATACCGTTCCTGATGAATCAGGCCGCTGCCCGTGCTCACCAGCCTGAAGTCAGCGGCGCTGTCCAGCCTGACATTGCTTCGGGAAGCGCGATGATCGTCGATCTGAACAGCAATAAAGTGATCTACCAAAGCCACCCGGATCGGGTGCGGCCCATTGCCTCAATCACTAAGTTAATGACGGTAATGGTGACGCTGGATGCGCATCTGCCGCTGGATGAGATGCTGAAAGTGGATATCAGCCACACGCCACAAATGCGCGGCATCTATTCGCGGGTGCGGCTAAACAGTGAACTCAGCCGCAGAAACATGATGCTGCTGGCGCTGATGTCTTCTGAAAACCGTGCGGCGGCCAGCCTGGCACATCATTATCCAGGCGGCTACGATGCCTTTATCCGCGCAATGAATGCCAAAGCGCGTGCGCTGGGCATGAGCCATACCCGCTACGTGGAGCCAACCGGACTGGCGATTGAAAACGTCTCCACCGCTCGCGACCTCAGTAAGCTGTTGCTGGCGACCAGGCGTTACCCATTGATAGGCCAACTGAGCACCACCCGTGAGGATATGGCCAGCTTTCGTCGCCCGAATTACATCTTGCCATTCCGCAACACTAACCATCTGGTGTATCGCCCTGACTGGAATATCCAGCTAACGAAGACCGGTTTCACCAACGAAGCGGGGCACTGTCTGGTGATGCGTACCGTGATTAATCAGCGCCCGGTTTCACTGGTGGTACTCGACGCATTCGGCAAGTACACCCATTTTGCTGACGCCAGTCGTCTGCGCCAGTGGATGGAAACCGGTAAGGTCTCTGCGGTGCCGCCTGCCGCGTTAAGCTATAAAAAGGACCGGTCGGCGCGGGTAGCGAACCCTGAACAGGGCGATGACAGCGCGCTTGAGTAG